Proteins encoded by one window of Bacillus rossius redtenbacheri isolate Brsri chromosome 3, Brsri_v3, whole genome shotgun sequence:
- the LOC134531170 gene encoding uncharacterized protein LOC134531170 codes for MALIIGDSQVKYLNQYLWDGITCIPKPGYKVQDLVPIIEEVGPYFNKVVLHCGTNNVLSEDAETIVDHILNFAETLKRVNSYATLMVSGILPRKMNGYRCETSGQRVAGMNAKSACVNDMLRQCLPNMEVMFIELWDFFLQPGMISFDGLHITAQGCKLLCRSYGKFCKSKVPIKLSVPTEQNVAVVSRITTISSKQQGVAASLPSNEDFPSLEESCTQKRFVLSQVPKVKKLPAFQRMSQRLKVLPSQFTSISCVPCVVQNSFAPVNPVVPSAVESLKSNFQVPVCTPSSGQSSSQAKVSGPLHNVSSAPHSPLPYFQHSASKRFFRPVLPCIESFVHENKFNVLNSVTENEDASMFESSFGGKKCSKKMKDCRFKNSVNPRKVRSRLVGGGATSLSEGVSFSSYKEFTEVYEQWLEEGHHPMRVNHSVRSPGGGDNIPYVQVKYVCKHFGKPRIRGNDVRPNQKYNAKGCPVHVKIIYNNKLKCYVVRSMIDCHNHETGPDVIMHYPDQRLLDKGEQEAIAPLIKYNMGTKELRQFIGDESGKMLQSKDVHNLRQRAKENIVDGRSQAALLVDELTKLQEEIGCSVHIETDENNELLFLVMQTSFMKNLASKYSDVLMIDGTYKVNAEGYPLYCVLCEDGKGHGKPISYVFVRNETEVVLSKAFVKVLDLNPNMLNCKVMIMDKDRVEMNIVSKMLPQSNHGV; via the coding sequence ATGGCGCTGATCATTGGGGATTCTCAGGTCAAGTACCTGAACCAGTATCTTTGGGATGGAATTACTTGCATTCCTAAACCAGGGTACAAGGTTCAGGATCTTGTGCCGATTATTGAAGAGGTTGGACCTTACTTCAATAAAGTAGTCCTCCATTGCGGAACCAACAATGTGCTGAGCGAGGATGCAGAGACCATCGTCGAccatattttgaattttgcagaGACCTTGAAGAGGGTAAATTCGTATGCTACACTGATGGTGTCAGGCATCCTACCAAGGAAAATGAATGGCTACCGCTGTGAAACATCTGGCCAGCGTGTTGCTGGGATGAATGCCAAGTCAGCTTGCGTAAACGATATGCTGCGACAGTGTTTGCCAAACATGGAGGTAATGTTCATTGAACTGTGGGATTTCTTTTTGCAGCCTGGAATGATTTCTTTTGATGGACTTCACATCACGGCTCAAGGTTGCAAGTTGCTGTGCAGATCCTATGGGAAGTTTTGCAAGAGTAAGGTGCCCATCAAATTGTCTGTTCCTACAGAACAAAATGTTGCTGTTGTTTCCAGGATTACTACAATTTCTAGTAAGCAGCAAGGGGTCGCGGCATCTTTACCTTCTAATGAAGACTTTCCTTCCCTGGAAGAATCTTGTACACAGAAGCGTTTTGTACTCTCTCAGGTTCCAAAAGTCAAAAAACTACCTGCTTTTCAGAGAATGTCTCAGCGTTTGAAGGTTTTGCCTAGCCAGTTTACTTCAATTTCTTGTGTACCTTGTGTAGTCCAGAATTCCTTTGCCCCAGTAAATCCTGTTGTGCCATCAGCTGTTGAGTCTCTTAAAAGCAATTTTCAGGTTCCTGTGTGTACCCCATCTTCTGGACAGTCATCATCTCAGGCTAAAGTGTCTGGGCCACTACACAACGTATCTTCTGCACCTCATTCACCACTGCCATATTTTCAGCACAGTGCTTCAAAAAGGTTTTTTCGCCCAGTTCTGCCATGTATTGAATCATTTGTCCATGAAAACAAGTTTAATGTTTTGAATTCTGTAACAGAGAACGAAGATGCCAGCATGTTTGAAAGTAGTTTTGGTGGTAAAAAGTGCAGTAAAAAGATGAAAGATTGTAGgtttaagaatagtgtaaatccAAGGAAAGTTCGGAGCCGTCTGGTTGGAGGGGGAGCCACTTCATTATCAGAAGGTGTATCGTTCAGTAGTTATAAGGAATTTACAGAGGTTTATGAACAGTGGTTAGAAGAAGGACATCATCCAATGAGAGTGAACCATTCTGTAAGAAGTCCTGGTGGTGGTGATAATATTCCTTATGTGCAGGTAAAATATGTGTGTAAACATTTTGGTAAGCCTAGGATTAGAGGTAATGATGTTCGGCCAAATCAAAAGTATAATGCCAAAGGTTGCCCTgtacatgtaaaaattatttataataataagctGAAATGTTATGTTGTGCGTAGTATGATTGATTGCCATAATCATGAAACTGGTCCAGATGTCATTATGCATTATCCTGATCAAAGATTACTTGATAAGGGGGAACAAGAGGCAATTGCCCCTTTAATCAAATATAACATGGGCACGAAAGAATTGAGACAGTTTATTGGGGATGAAAGTGGGAAAATGTTACAGAGTAAGGATGTTCACAATTTACGTCAGCGGGCAAAAGAGAATATTGTTGATGGGCGCAGTCAGGCAGCTTTGTTGGTAGATGAGCTAACGAAACTGCAAGAGGAAATTGGCTGTTCAGTTCATATAGAAACTGATGAAAATAATGAATTACTTTTTCTTGTAATGCAAactagttttatgaaaaatttagcTAGTAAATACAGTGATGTTTTGATGATAGATGGTACTTACAAGGTTAATGCTGAAGGTTATCCATTATATTGCGTTTTGTGTGAGGATGGGAAAGGGCATGGAAAACCTATTAGTTATGTGTTTGTCAGAAATGAAACAGAAGTAGTTCTTAGTAAAGCTTTTGTCAAAGTTTTGGACCTGAATCCTAACATGTTAAATTGCAAAGTAATGATAATGGACAAAGACAGGGTAGAAATGAATATAGTGTCAAAAATGCTCCCCCAAAGCAATCATGGAGTGTAA